The following proteins are co-located in the Apium graveolens cultivar Ventura chromosome 5, ASM990537v1, whole genome shotgun sequence genome:
- the LOC141661123 gene encoding uncharacterized protein LOC141661123, with translation MNSPAVGWCEPAGHHRFCVRHLAANFGKKFNKAAEPRANEWFSEINPMQSTLAFDGGKRYGIMTTNMAENWNNAIKVSRKLPITALVTSLFYKVFSYFDQRRVEIEKQSINENEFTKHANQILTKWIKRASGHHVRLFGRNALVFEVTTMKRGQKGGNKQIVQLNDHICICNKWQTYHIPCSHVLASCASIGLRYTSFIDDCYKLENARKVYAGHFHPILNQSE, from the exons ATGAATAGTCCAGCAGTTGGTTGGTGTGAGCCAGCTGGGCATCATCGATTCTGTGTGAGACACCTAGCTGCTAACTTTGGGAAAAAGTTCAACAAGGCCG CTGAGCCTAGAGCTAATGAGTGGTTTAGTGAAATCAACCCAATGCAGTCTACTTTGGCATTTGATGGAGGCAAGAGATATGGTATCATGACCACGAACATGGCTGAGAATTGGAACAATGCCATTAAAGTTTCAAGAAAACTCCCGATCACTGCATTGGTTACTTCCTTGTTTTATAAGGTGTTTAGCTACTTTGACCAACGGAGGGTGGAGATTGAGAAACAGAGCATTAATGAAAATGAGTTCACCAAACATGCAAATCAGATTCTTACCAAATGGATAAAGCGTGCAAGTGGACATCATGTCAGATTGTTTGGCAGAAATGCTTTGGTATTTGAGGTGACTACAATGAAACGTGGTCAAAAGGGTGGGAACAAACAGATTGTGCAATTAAATGATCACATTTGCATATGCAACAAGTGGCAAACTTATCATATCCCGTGCTCCCATGTGCTTGCTTCTTGTGCCAGTATAGGATTGCGTTACACAAGTTTCATAGATGATTGTTACAAGCTAGAGAATGCAAGAAAAGTTTATGCGGGGCACTTTCATCCAATCTTGAATCAGAGTGAATAG